One Sphingobacteriales bacterium DNA segment encodes these proteins:
- a CDS encoding aromatic amino acid lyase, whose product MPTAATASALPSTVNLNGKNLTLQQVIAVACHQAKVTIDTSNLAPALDFINKAVANKKVVYGVTTGFGSKVDTSIDATDALELQVNLLRSHACGVGEPFSEAIVRAIMVIRLNTLLIGHSGVQQTTVQQLAFLLNHNILPVIPQQGSVGASGDLCPLSHMALPLIGEGEIHYKGVRYATSNFIAQKILPNFKPVTLSYKEGLALNNGTTVIAAVAVIALHEAKKILNLGTYSAALIFESLGVRKEFFDFDAFHHARKHSGQTAIAKQLKNLLKRSKLVGITQTQILQLLLKHRLIPATYVDAVTDAIQHPDKQLSQTLFHQLKTNGEKYTYLADIVAFARKKWKPQDSYSVRCFPQVFGASKTAIDHAEAIIANELNAAVDNPLIFAKDNEAISGGNFHGQPLALPMDYLKLAIAEMGNIVERQINKMMDANNNDCLPSFLVEGVGLNSGLMITQYVAASLVSENKVLVHPASADSIPTCENTEDHVSMGTIAARQALEIAQNVKKIIAIAVLTGRYAVEMRMSQFAKAGLPHDTANWLSPQTFIFYKAVAETHSIEKPTQTDRFLTPEIEKIMANFDFDGKLSRFGM is encoded by the coding sequence ATGCCAACTGCCGCTACCGCGTCTGCTTTGCCCTCAACTGTTAATTTAAATGGCAAGAACTTAACTTTACAGCAAGTAATAGCCGTTGCTTGCCATCAGGCAAAAGTAACAATAGATACAAGCAATTTAGCACCCGCCCTCGATTTTATAAACAAGGCAGTTGCCAATAAAAAAGTAGTTTATGGCGTTACAACCGGATTTGGCTCGAAAGTAGATACCTCCATTGATGCTACCGATGCCCTTGAATTACAAGTTAATTTATTGCGCTCTCATGCCTGCGGTGTTGGTGAACCTTTTTCCGAGGCCATTGTTCGGGCAATTATGGTCATTCGGTTAAATACTTTGCTTATAGGCCATTCGGGCGTGCAGCAAACAACGGTACAGCAATTAGCCTTTTTGCTAAACCACAATATTTTGCCCGTAATACCCCAACAAGGGTCGGTGGGTGCCAGCGGCGATTTATGCCCACTATCGCACATGGCCCTGCCCTTAATTGGCGAGGGCGAAATACACTATAAAGGGGTGCGTTATGCCACTTCCAATTTCATAGCACAAAAAATACTACCCAATTTTAAACCCGTTACCCTTAGTTATAAAGAAGGGTTGGCACTAAATAATGGTACAACTGTAATTGCAGCCGTAGCCGTAATAGCCCTTCACGAGGCCAAAAAAATACTCAATTTAGGTACTTATAGCGCAGCTTTAATTTTTGAAAGCTTAGGTGTGCGCAAAGAATTTTTTGATTTTGACGCTTTTCATCATGCCCGAAAACACTCCGGACAAACTGCTATTGCAAAACAACTTAAAAACCTGCTAAAACGCTCAAAATTAGTCGGAATTACACAAACTCAAATTTTACAACTCCTCTTAAAACATCGTTTAATTCCAGCGACTTATGTAGATGCTGTTACAGATGCAATTCAGCATCCGGATAAACAACTATCGCAAACTTTGTTCCATCAATTAAAAACTAATGGCGAAAAATATACCTATTTAGCCGATATTGTAGCGTTTGCCCGCAAAAAATGGAAACCGCAAGACTCGTATTCTGTGCGGTGCTTTCCGCAGGTGTTTGGTGCCAGCAAAACGGCTATTGACCACGCCGAAGCCATTATTGCCAACGAGTTAAACGCCGCCGTTGATAATCCACTTATTTTTGCTAAGGACAATGAAGCAATATCCGGAGGTAATTTTCATGGGCAACCTTTGGCGCTGCCGATGGATTATCTTAAATTGGCAATTGCCGAAATGGGTAATATTGTTGAGCGCCAAATTAATAAAATGATGGACGCAAACAATAACGATTGCCTGCCTAGTTTTTTAGTTGAAGGCGTGGGTTTAAACAGCGGCTTAATGATTACCCAATATGTGGCCGCCTCGCTGGTGTCTGAAAATAAAGTATTGGTGCACCCAGCCAGTGCCGACTCAATACCTACTTGCGAAAACACCGAAGACCACGTCAGTATGGGAACTATTGCCGCCCGGCAAGCACTTGAAATTGCGCAGAATGTTAAAAAAATTATAGCCATTGCAGTGCTCACAGGCCGCTATGCCGTTGAAATGCGCATGTCGCAGTTTGCAAAGGCAGGGCTACCCCATGATACGGCCAACTGGCTTTCGCCACAAACGTTTATATTTTACAAGGCAGTTGCAGAAACCCACTCAATTGAAAAACCCACACAAACCGACCGATTTTTAACTCCCGAAATAGAAAAAATTATGGCAAATTTTGATTTTGATGGTAAACTCAGCCGGTTTGGAATGTAA
- a CDS encoding agmatinase family protein, translating to MLSAPVPPNFDPNAPGDINGNLFGLPFNYDDSLVAILPVPWDVTTSYNPGTHAGPDALRNASLQIDLYDPDAPDFWQHGIYMLPTPANWLEKNAELRPLAEQVINALSQGQTIGDDINLMHHLAAINDNSHALNDWVYAQTAQCLCDGKITGLVGGEHSTPLGFIRALSEIHNEFGILHIDAHADLRHAYEGFTYSHASIMYNALQYPQITRLVSVGLRDVCDEEMERIADSNGRIRAFFDRDLKNQIYIERKRTWADQCKKMISKLPKKVYISFDIDGLDPSLCPNTGTPVPGGLSFHEAVYLLHSLVKSGKQIIGFDLCEVSPSHDGTNEWDANVGARILYKLCNFAIEARQQYIRKMSKRST from the coding sequence ATGTTGTCTGCACCTGTTCCGCCCAATTTTGACCCCAATGCCCCCGGAGATATAAATGGCAATTTGTTTGGACTTCCGTTTAATTATGACGATTCGTTGGTAGCAATTTTGCCCGTTCCTTGGGACGTTACCACATCGTACAACCCCGGAACCCATGCCGGCCCCGATGCTTTGCGCAATGCTTCCCTCCAAATAGATTTATACGACCCCGATGCGCCCGATTTTTGGCAGCACGGCATTTATATGTTGCCAACGCCCGCCAACTGGCTTGAAAAAAATGCCGAACTCAGGCCCTTAGCCGAACAAGTTATAAACGCATTGAGCCAAGGGCAAACCATAGGAGATGATATAAATTTAATGCATCACTTGGCCGCAATTAACGACAACAGCCACGCACTAAACGATTGGGTTTATGCCCAAACGGCGCAATGCCTTTGCGATGGAAAAATTACAGGTCTTGTGGGAGGTGAACATAGTACCCCCCTTGGGTTTATTAGGGCGTTAAGCGAAATTCATAACGAATTTGGTATTTTACATATAGATGCCCATGCCGATTTGCGCCACGCCTACGAAGGTTTTACCTACTCGCACGCCTCAATTATGTATAATGCCCTGCAATATCCACAAATTACCCGCTTGGTAAGTGTTGGTCTGCGCGATGTTTGCGATGAGGAAATGGAACGAATAGCCGATAGTAATGGCCGGATACGTGCATTTTTTGACCGCGATCTTAAAAACCAAATTTATATAGAGCGCAAACGAACCTGGGCCGACCAATGCAAAAAAATGATTTCAAAATTGCCCAAAAAAGTATATATAAGCTTTGATATCGATGGCCTTGACCCCTCATTATGCCCCAATACAGGTACGCCTGTTCCGGGTGGACTTAGTTTTCACGAAGCTGTTTATTTATTACATTCACTTGTAAAATCGGGAAAACAAATTATCGGTTTCGATTTATGTGAAGTAAGCCCCAGCCACGACGGTACCAACGAGTGGGATGCTAATGTTGGCGCACGTATTTTGTACAAATTATGTAATTTTGCAATAGAAGCGCGGCAGCAATACATCCGGAAAATGAGTAAACGCAGTACCTAA
- the ccoG gene encoding cytochrome c oxidase accessory protein CcoG gives MAVPPKEATKQFRDKISTVNEQGGRVWVYPTKPFGKLYNARTVLSWVYLAVFIALPFIKINDRPVFLFNILESKFIFFGKVFWPQDFFVFAVGMLVFLLIVILFTIVFGRVFCGWVCPQTIFMEMVFRKIEYLIEGNANEQKLLNKQPWTGKKIFKKTLKHVVFFALAFGISNIFLAYIVGVDSLKKIITEPLQNHITLFISLLAFAIIFYVVYAFVREIVCIVICPYGRLQGVMLDKNSVVVAYDYIRGEPRGKIKKNEASTENNMGDCVDCGLCVRVCPTNIDIRNGTQLECINCTACIDACNSIMSKVNRPKNLIKYASENNIKNKQKVKFTYRMAAYSAALAILVGILTVLLATRSDLDIRVTRAPGTTYQELENNKISNLYNIKIANKTFNELPFSLSLTEPLGEIKWVNNQNLTIPKEGITQGTFFVTIDKNKLSGYKTNIAIKAFSNNEEISTINTTFISTFDK, from the coding sequence ATGGCAGTTCCACCAAAGGAAGCGACAAAGCAATTTCGCGATAAAATTTCGACAGTAAACGAACAAGGAGGCCGGGTTTGGGTCTATCCAACCAAACCTTTTGGCAAGCTATATAATGCCCGAACTGTTTTAAGCTGGGTTTATTTGGCTGTATTTATTGCCCTACCTTTCATCAAAATCAACGACCGCCCTGTTTTTTTATTTAATATTTTAGAGAGTAAATTTATATTTTTTGGCAAAGTTTTTTGGCCTCAAGACTTTTTTGTATTTGCGGTAGGCATGTTGGTATTTTTGCTTATTGTTATACTTTTTACCATAGTTTTTGGGCGAGTTTTTTGCGGCTGGGTTTGCCCACAGACCATTTTTATGGAAATGGTTTTCAGAAAAATTGAATACCTTATAGAAGGCAACGCCAACGAGCAAAAATTATTAAACAAACAACCTTGGACGGGCAAAAAAATATTTAAGAAAACACTAAAACACGTTGTATTTTTTGCCTTGGCATTTGGCATCTCAAATATTTTTTTAGCCTATATTGTGGGCGTTGACAGCCTTAAAAAAATTATCACCGAACCGCTGCAAAACCATATCACCTTATTTATATCATTGTTAGCTTTTGCCATTATATTTTACGTTGTATATGCCTTTGTGCGCGAAATAGTTTGTATTGTTATTTGCCCTTACGGCAGGCTGCAAGGTGTAATGCTCGATAAAAACTCGGTAGTGGTAGCCTACGACTATATAAGAGGCGAACCTCGCGGTAAAATAAAAAAAAATGAAGCCAGCACCGAAAACAATATGGGCGACTGTGTTGATTGTGGGCTTTGTGTAAGAGTTTGCCCTACCAATATAGATATCCGCAACGGAACGCAATTAGAGTGTATTAACTGTACTGCTTGTATTGATGCTTGCAACAGCATAATGAGCAAGGTTAATCGCCCAAAAAACCTGATAAAATATGCCTCCGAAAACAACATAAAAAACAAGCAAAAAGTAAAGTTTACCTATCGAATGGCTGCCTACTCTGCCGCTTTGGCTATTTTAGTAGGCATTTTAACTGTTTTATTGGCTACCCGATCAGACCTCGACATAAGAGTAACACGTGCGCCCGGCACCACTTACCAAGAGTTAGAAAACAACAAAATAAGCAACCTTTACAATATAAAAATTGCCAATAAAACTTTTAATGAACTGCCTTTTTCTCTCTCGCTTACCGAGCCATTAGGCGAAATTAAGTGGGTAAACAATCAAAATTTAACCATACCAAAAGAAGGTATAACGCAGGGTACATTCTTTGTAACCATAGATAAAAATAAACTGTCGGGGTATAAAACAAATATAGCAATAAAAGCATTTAGTAATAACGAGGAAATATCAACTATAAACACTACCTTTATAAGCACTTTCGATAAGTAG
- a CDS encoding c-type cytochrome, with protein sequence MTKLYLPTTIFSVLLSLFTSNQAWALQTTTPASNTDTASGELLLIFLCFLMIFLAAVIYVLSDLIIKIANSDISKNTNKGQKTLMVLLPFIFSVFFANTAFAQTTTTAATTAVDQGIGLFNQNYGDLPGGVFWLSILVLAIEFGVIFYLLTLLNKFLKVPSAANQNIEESQKEPSIWQKWWVWFSDLKPMEREKDIMFDHDFDGIRELDNSVPPWMRYGFYFTILFGIFYLYRYHVVQTAPLQLEELALEYKAAEAEIAKLHSQKGTAAIDENTVTLLTDNPSVENGKTLYINTCAACHGQKGEGGVGPNLTDDYWIHGGSLKDIFKTVKYGVPDKGMVPWQTTLSGTQMQQVSSFVKTLHGTNPSNAKEKQGELFKENADSAAVNTPAKKDTATAK encoded by the coding sequence ATGACAAAATTGTATTTACCTACAACTATTTTTTCAGTATTGCTAAGCTTATTCACCAGCAATCAGGCTTGGGCTTTACAAACCACTACCCCTGCTTCAAATACAGACACAGCATCCGGAGAGTTGTTATTGATCTTTTTATGTTTTTTAATGATTTTTTTGGCTGCAGTAATTTACGTTCTTAGCGATTTGATAATTAAAATTGCAAATTCAGACATTAGTAAAAATACAAACAAAGGGCAAAAAACATTGATGGTGTTGCTGCCGTTTATATTTTCTGTTTTCTTTGCAAATACAGCCTTTGCACAAACAACTACCACGGCTGCAACTACCGCCGTAGATCAAGGCATTGGTTTATTCAATCAAAACTATGGAGATCTTCCGGGTGGAGTCTTTTGGCTCTCGATACTTGTTCTTGCCATAGAGTTTGGCGTTATATTTTATTTGTTGACACTTTTAAATAAATTTTTAAAAGTGCCCTCCGCAGCAAATCAAAATATAGAAGAAAGCCAAAAAGAACCTTCTATTTGGCAAAAATGGTGGGTTTGGTTTAGCGATTTAAAGCCCATGGAACGAGAAAAGGACATAATGTTTGACCATGATTTTGACGGCATCAGAGAATTAGATAATAGTGTTCCGCCATGGATGCGCTACGGGTTCTATTTCACTATTTTGTTTGGTATTTTTTATTTGTACCGCTATCATGTAGTACAAACAGCACCTTTGCAATTAGAAGAACTGGCATTAGAATATAAGGCTGCGGAAGCAGAAATTGCAAAACTTCACTCCCAAAAAGGTACAGCTGCCATTGACGAAAACACCGTAACCCTTTTAACAGATAACCCAAGTGTTGAGAATGGAAAAACGCTTTACATAAACACTTGTGCGGCCTGCCACGGGCAAAAAGGCGAGGGCGGCGTAGGGCCTAACCTTACTGATGATTATTGGATTCATGGGGGCAGCCTAAAAGATATATTTAAAACAGTTAAATATGGGGTTCCTGACAAAGGCATGGTGCCTTGGCAAACAACCCTAAGCGGTACGCAAATGCAACAGGTTTCGAGCTTCGTAAAAACTTTGCACGGAACAAATCCATCTAATGCAAAAGAAAAACAAGGCGAACTTTTTAAAGAAAACGCCGATAGTGCGGCAGTAAACACGCCGGCAAAGAAAGATACTGCTACTGCCAAATAA
- a CDS encoding FixH family protein yields MNWGYRIILVYILFISGVFTAIYVAFNQEIDLVSTDYYAQELKFQNVIDGKNNLASLPTPVKIVENETAFELQLPNEFTGKNIKGEAWFYYPTNAKLDKKFDLAALSNNTISINRQQIAKGNGIIKLQFVADDVPYYYEQQFKN; encoded by the coding sequence ATGAATTGGGGCTATCGAATAATACTTGTTTATATACTGTTTATTTCCGGAGTTTTTACTGCCATTTATGTTGCTTTTAATCAGGAAATAGATTTAGTATCAACCGATTATTATGCTCAGGAACTTAAATTTCAGAACGTAATAGACGGCAAAAATAATTTGGCAAGTTTACCTACTCCCGTAAAAATAGTTGAAAATGAAACTGCCTTTGAACTGCAATTACCAAACGAGTTTACCGGAAAAAATATAAAAGGCGAAGCATGGTTTTACTACCCCACAAATGCCAAACTCGATAAAAAATTCGATTTAGCCGCACTTTCAAATAATACTATTTCTATTAACAGGCAACAAATTGCAAAAGGAAACGGCATTATTAAATTGCAATTTGTTGCCGATGACGTACCTTACTACTACGAACAACAGTTTAAAAACTAA
- a CDS encoding universal stress protein → MRKIIVAFDGLNFSETALQYAIYLSEKQPSVLVGVFLNELYYLPQPGLMFPDVPIWAKEDEEFTAEHQKIEQQFASICEQAGVSFRIHNDLQDNVLQSLIEETRFADLLIISSERFYINFFEDILNDALKTTLERAECPVLVVPETMTPFDNIVLTYQNHPSSVYAIKQFSYVMPALTNLPAHLVNVTNSNSDTNLPEQDRLTEWAVKHFSNLNINQLHGKNIEKTLVEWVASITNPIIVMGSFSRSMISQLFKESLASNIISQHKIPVFIAHK, encoded by the coding sequence ATGCGTAAAATTATTGTTGCCTTTGATGGGCTAAATTTTTCAGAAACGGCATTGCAATATGCTATTTATTTAAGCGAAAAACAACCCTCGGTGCTTGTTGGTGTTTTTTTGAACGAATTATACTATTTGCCCCAACCCGGCCTTATGTTTCCGGATGTGCCCATTTGGGCTAAAGAAGATGAGGAATTTACTGCCGAACATCAAAAAATTGAACAGCAGTTTGCAAGTATATGCGAACAGGCAGGCGTAAGTTTCCGGATTCATAACGATTTGCAAGATAATGTGCTGCAATCGCTTATCGAAGAAACCCGTTTTGCCGATTTACTTATAATTAGCAGCGAACGTTTTTATATTAATTTTTTTGAAGACATACTGAATGATGCTTTAAAAACAACCCTCGAACGAGCCGAATGTCCGGTATTAGTAGTTCCGGAAACAATGACCCCTTTCGACAATATCGTTTTAACTTACCAAAATCACCCTTCATCTGTTTACGCCATTAAACAATTTAGCTATGTGATGCCCGCGCTTACCAATTTACCCGCCCATTTGGTAAATGTTACAAACAGCAATAGCGATACAAATTTACCCGAGCAAGACCGATTAACCGAATGGGCTGTTAAGCATTTTTCAAACTTAAACATTAACCAACTACATGGCAAAAACATTGAAAAAACCCTTGTAGAATGGGTGGCTTCCATAACAAACCCCATTATAGTGATGGGCTCGTTTTCGCGCAGTATGATATCGCAGCTTTTTAAAGAAAGTTTAGCCAGCAATATCATATCGCAACACAAAATACCCGTTTTTATTGCTCACAAATAA
- a CDS encoding heavy metal translocating P-type ATPase metal-binding domain-containing protein: MIFSIYKTNIEQKKETNCYHCGDKCTSNNIIFDDKNFCCQGCKSVYTILQKNNLCQYYQFSDTPGASQQNKKITPQYSQFAFLDDSTFEASFIRFKGDGQAHAVFFLPQMHCSSCIWLLENLPRINHSIIKSIINFPEKQISIRYKTDEISLRQLAELLTNIGYEPYTSFQQFESNNGNETILHPEVNTKQRIYNLGIAGFCFSNIMILSFPEYLGLGDEVTDNLLMPLFRYISLFLACVVMLFPARTFFSAAWAGLKQKFLNIDAPIALAIAITFIRSVYEISFGVGSGYLDAMSGIVFFMLIGRFFQNKTYHSLSFNSNYKSYFPMAITLVQKDAEKIVPLSEIKYGDLMRVHDQEIIPVDGLLVAGNAAIDYSFVTGETQQIVKSVGELVYAGGRQIGTTIEVMAVKPLDSSYLTELWNREVFKHKKPEGKSFVHQISKYFTVVLFIIASLSALYWYLHDSNKIWLSVTAVLIVACPCTLLLSSTFTYGNMMRLFAKNGLYLRHASVIEALSAIKYIVFDKTGTLTQNTATVMFEGAALQNTEMQYIALLAKQSKHVLSKNIYDYLKKNITELNDNIENFKTYTGLGIEGVVQGNYIKIGSYEFVCNGKYPEDGNLLTSVAHISINNQYKGYFAIKQNYRIGIKTMFDALQKQFKISLLSGDNNAEEENLKTIMGSNADLHFYQQPVDKLEFIANKSSLTSTLMLGDGLNDAGALKQAQVGIAVTDNINSFSPACDALLKGNYLIKLPQILKFAQGGKNIIWCSFIVSILYNVIGLYYAVQGVLTPLIAAILMPASSITIILITTGISSFLGKQLRLTADK, encoded by the coding sequence ATGATTTTTTCGATCTATAAAACAAATATCGAGCAGAAAAAAGAAACTAATTGCTATCATTGCGGCGACAAATGCACTTCAAATAATATAATTTTTGATGATAAAAATTTTTGTTGTCAAGGTTGCAAAAGTGTGTACACTATTTTACAAAAAAACAACCTCTGCCAATATTACCAGTTTAGCGATACTCCGGGGGCATCACAGCAGAACAAAAAAATAACCCCTCAATACAGCCAATTTGCTTTTTTAGACGATAGCACGTTTGAAGCCTCTTTTATTCGGTTTAAAGGAGATGGACAGGCACATGCCGTTTTTTTTCTCCCACAGATGCACTGTAGTTCGTGTATTTGGTTGCTCGAAAATTTACCCCGGATTAACCATTCTATTATAAAAAGTATTATTAATTTTCCGGAAAAACAAATAAGTATAAGATACAAAACCGATGAAATAAGCTTACGGCAACTGGCTGAACTTTTAACCAATATAGGCTACGAACCTTATACAAGTTTTCAGCAATTTGAATCGAATAACGGAAATGAAACGATTTTACATCCGGAAGTAAACACTAAACAGCGAATTTACAATTTAGGTATTGCCGGATTTTGTTTTTCAAACATCATGATACTTAGTTTTCCTGAGTATTTAGGTTTAGGTGATGAGGTTACAGATAATTTGTTGATGCCGCTTTTTCGCTATATTTCACTCTTTTTGGCCTGTGTAGTTATGCTTTTTCCGGCGCGCACCTTTTTTAGTGCAGCCTGGGCAGGACTAAAGCAAAAATTTTTAAATATAGATGCGCCAATAGCCTTAGCCATTGCCATTACGTTTATACGAAGTGTTTACGAAATAAGTTTCGGCGTAGGGTCGGGCTACCTCGATGCCATGAGTGGAATTGTATTTTTTATGTTGATTGGGCGGTTCTTTCAAAATAAAACTTATCATTCCTTGTCGTTCAATAGCAACTACAAGTCCTATTTCCCGATGGCAATAACACTTGTTCAAAAAGATGCTGAAAAAATAGTGCCCCTCTCAGAAATAAAATATGGCGATTTGATGCGCGTTCACGACCAAGAAATTATACCCGTTGACGGTTTGTTAGTGGCCGGTAATGCCGCAATTGATTATAGTTTTGTAACAGGCGAAACACAGCAAATTGTTAAAAGTGTGGGCGAGCTTGTTTATGCCGGAGGCCGACAAATTGGCACCACCATAGAAGTGATGGCTGTAAAACCCTTAGATAGCAGCTATTTGACTGAACTTTGGAACAGAGAAGTGTTTAAGCACAAGAAGCCAGAAGGTAAATCGTTTGTCCATCAAATTTCAAAATATTTTACCGTTGTACTGTTTATTATTGCCTCACTTTCTGCCTTGTATTGGTATTTACATGACTCAAATAAAATTTGGCTTTCGGTAACCGCTGTTTTAATTGTAGCCTGCCCTTGCACTTTATTGCTGTCAAGCACTTTTACTTACGGAAATATGATGCGGTTGTTTGCTAAAAACGGCCTTTATTTGCGCCATGCCTCCGTTATTGAAGCCCTGTCGGCTATAAAGTATATTGTATTTGATAAAACTGGTACTTTAACCCAAAACACTGCAACGGTAATGTTCGAAGGTGCTGCGCTTCAAAATACCGAAATGCAATATATTGCTTTGTTGGCAAAACAATCTAAGCACGTTTTAAGTAAAAACATATATGATTATCTGAAAAAAAATATCACCGAATTAAACGACAATATTGAAAACTTTAAAACTTATACTGGATTAGGCATTGAAGGTGTTGTGCAGGGCAATTATATTAAAATAGGAAGCTATGAATTTGTTTGTAACGGCAAATATCCGGAGGATGGAAACTTGCTGACATCGGTAGCTCATATCAGTATTAATAATCAATACAAAGGCTATTTTGCCATCAAACAAAATTACCGGATTGGCATTAAAACAATGTTTGATGCATTACAAAAGCAGTTTAAAATTTCATTGCTTTCGGGCGACAATAACGCCGAAGAAGAAAACTTAAAAACGATTATGGGTAGTAATGCCGATTTGCATTTTTACCAGCAACCTGTTGATAAATTAGAATTTATTGCCAATAAAAGTTCGCTAACTTCTACCTTGATGCTCGGCGACGGGTTAAATGATGCCGGAGCACTAAAACAAGCACAGGTAGGTATAGCCGTAACCGATAATATAAATAGTTTTTCGCCCGCTTGCGATGCCTTGCTAAAAGGCAATTATTTAATAAAACTACCGCAAATTTTAAAATTTGCTCAAGGGGGTAAAAATATAATTTGGTGTAGTTTTATCGTTTCTATCTTATACAACGTTATTGGGTTGTATTATGCTGTTCAAGGGGTTTTAACCCCGCTCATTGCCGCAATTTTAATGCCTGCAAGCTCAATTACTATAATATTAATTACAACTGGAATTAGCAGTTTCTTGGGAAAACAATTGCGTTTAACTGCCGATAAATAA
- a CDS encoding sulfite exporter TauE/SafE family protein → MLSAIGSALLLGFMGSFHCLGMCGPLVINLPLPASNSQRILAVLVYHSGRTLAYALMGAAVGLLGHQIAIAGYQQILSVVIGVLLLATLIATRFKYALHMPKFFDGISAKIVANMSHLLATKRWQTLPILGFLNGLLPCGLVYIGIAGAIVAGSALNGALFMAAFGFGTMPALISLSLIGSSLKSNFKAKLRSFMPVALGLMAIILIFRGLNLGIPYLSPKITENGQVIAKPKCH, encoded by the coding sequence ATGTTATCGGCTATTGGCTCGGCGTTATTATTAGGTTTTATGGGTAGTTTTCATTGTTTGGGTATGTGTGGCCCTTTGGTTATTAATTTGCCGCTACCTGCCTCAAACAGTCAAAGAATATTAGCCGTATTAGTTTATCATTCAGGGCGCACGTTGGCTTATGCACTTATGGGGGCTGCCGTTGGGTTGCTGGGGCATCAAATAGCCATTGCAGGTTACCAGCAAATACTATCGGTTGTAATTGGGGTGCTATTGTTGGCAACACTTATAGCTACCCGATTTAAATATGCTTTGCACATGCCAAAATTTTTTGACGGCATAAGTGCAAAAATTGTTGCAAATATGAGCCATTTATTAGCAACCAAACGATGGCAAACCTTGCCGATTTTGGGTTTTTTAAACGGCCTATTGCCTTGTGGATTAGTGTATATTGGTATTGCCGGAGCTATTGTAGCCGGCAGTGCTTTAAACGGCGCTTTGTTTATGGCTGCCTTTGGTTTTGGCACCATGCCCGCCTTAATAAGTTTGTCGTTAATTGGCAGTTCGTTAAAAAGCAATTTTAAAGCTAAATTGCGCAGTTTTATGCCGGTTGCTTTGGGCCTAATGGCTATAATTTTAATATTCCGCGGCTTAAATTTGGGAATTCCATATTTAAGTCCCAAGATAACCGAAAATGGACAGGTGATTGCAAAACCTAAATGCCATTAA
- a CDS encoding Crp/Fnr family transcriptional regulator: MRFSSDIGCENCKSILKSIFYTLNNDQLQFLLVNKSCSMYKKGQYIFNRGAHPQGLFCVHSGKIKLSRTGDEGKEQIVRLAGEGDVIGYRALLSNDRYQSSAIALEDAAICFIPRQIFYDLLASNLGLAFEMMKLLSGDLKKAEQMITTLAQKPVRERMAETLLFLKETYGFEEDGITLNVTLTREELANLVGTATETGIRLLSEFKIEKIIELVGKRIKIINMPNLIKTANLED; encoded by the coding sequence ATGCGTTTTTCATCTGATATTGGATGCGAGAATTGTAAATCGATACTTAAATCAATATTTTACACCTTAAATAACGACCAACTACAATTTTTACTTGTAAATAAAAGTTGTTCGATGTATAAAAAGGGCCAATATATTTTTAACCGAGGAGCACACCCTCAGGGATTGTTTTGCGTTCATTCGGGCAAAATAAAATTAAGTCGTACCGGAGATGAAGGGAAAGAACAAATTGTTCGTTTAGCCGGAGAGGGGGATGTTATTGGATACAGGGCATTACTAAGTAACGACCGTTACCAGTCATCGGCAATAGCCCTTGAAGATGCAGCCATTTGCTTTATTCCACGCCAAATTTTTTACGATTTGCTGGCAAGTAATTTGGGATTAGCCTTTGAGATGATGAAATTATTGTCGGGCGATTTGAAAAAGGCTGAACAAATGATTACCACCTTGGCTCAAAAACCAGTTCGCGAACGAATGGCCGAAACTCTTTTATTTTTAAAGGAGACCTATGGATTTGAAGAAGACGGCATCACACTAAATGTAACCCTGACCCGCGAAGAACTGGCAAATTTGGTAGGTACGGCAACAGAAACCGGAATTAGGCTTTTGTCGGAGTTTAAAATTGAAAAAATAATTGAACTAGTTGGCAAACGCATTAAAATAATAAATATGCCAAATTTAATTAAAACAGCAAATTTAGAAGATTAA